In Ferribacterium limneticum, a genomic segment contains:
- the fabG gene encoding 3-oxoacyl-ACP reductase FabG → MLNAKIALVTGATRGIGRAIALELGKQGATVIGTATSDDGAAKISAYLAEAGIKGKGIALNVCDVAQTDSALADIAKELGAITILVNNAGITRDNLTMRMGDDEWDAVIDTNLKAVFRLSRGVMRGMMKARFGRIVNITSVVGYSGNPGQANYCAAKAGVAGMSRSLARELGSRNITVNCVAPGFIATDMTHALTEEQKQAMLATIPLGRAGTPEDIAGTVGFLVSPAAAYVTGTTVHVNGGMFMD, encoded by the coding sequence ATGCTGAACGCTAAAATCGCGCTGGTCACTGGTGCCACACGCGGCATCGGCCGAGCCATTGCGCTAGAACTGGGCAAGCAGGGTGCCACCGTAATTGGCACGGCAACTAGCGATGACGGTGCTGCCAAAATTTCGGCCTATTTGGCCGAGGCTGGTATCAAGGGGAAGGGCATTGCGCTTAACGTGTGTGATGTTGCGCAGACCGATTCGGCGCTTGCCGATATCGCCAAGGAACTTGGTGCCATCACCATTCTGGTCAATAACGCCGGCATCACCCGCGACAACCTGACCATGCGCATGGGCGACGATGAGTGGGATGCGGTTATCGACACCAATCTGAAAGCAGTTTTTCGATTGTCGCGGGGCGTCATGCGCGGCATGATGAAAGCGCGCTTCGGGCGCATCGTTAACATTACGTCCGTGGTCGGCTATTCGGGCAATCCCGGCCAGGCCAATTACTGCGCAGCCAAGGCTGGCGTCGCAGGGATGAGCCGTTCGCTGGCGCGGGAACTTGGTAGTCGCAACATCACGGTCAACTGTGTTGCACCGGGCTTTATAGCAACCGACATGACGCATGCGTTGACCGAAGAACAGAAGCAGGCCATGCTGGCGACCATTCCACTGGGTCGCGCTGGTACGCCAGAAGATATTGCCGGCACTGTCGGCTTTCTCGTATCCCCGGCTGCCGCCTATGTCACAGGCACAACAGTGCATGTGAATGGCGGTATGTTCATGGATTGA
- the fabF gene encoding beta-ketoacyl-ACP synthase II: MARRRVVITGLGIVSPVGNTVEEAWQNILAGKSGIAAVTKFDTTTFPVQFAGEVKNFDITQYISAKDARRMDHFIHFGLAAGIQAVRDAGLDKENVVDLERVGVAIGSGIGGLPLIEATKEEYTAGGVRKVSPFFVPGSIINMISGNLSIEFGFKGPNIALVSACTTGTHSIGDAARIIEYGDADVMVAGGAESTVSPLGMGGFCAARALSTRNDDPTTASRPWDKDRDGFVLGEGAGVMVLEEYEHAKARGAKIYAELVGYGMSADAYHITAPNMDGPRRSMVNALKNAGISPSDVQYLNAHGTSTPLGDKNESDAVKAAFGDHAYKLVVNSTKSMTGHLLGGAGGIESLFTVLAIHNQISPPTINIFNQDPECDLDYCANTARPMNIEYGLKNNFGFGGTNGSLVFKRI, translated from the coding sequence TTGGCACGTCGCAGAGTCGTAATTACCGGTCTGGGCATTGTTAGCCCGGTCGGAAACACCGTCGAAGAAGCCTGGCAGAATATTCTTGCTGGCAAATCCGGTATTGCCGCTGTCACCAAGTTCGATACCACAACCTTCCCGGTGCAATTCGCCGGCGAGGTCAAGAACTTTGACATTACTCAATATATTTCCGCCAAAGACGCACGCCGGATGGATCACTTTATCCATTTTGGCCTGGCTGCTGGCATTCAGGCCGTTCGAGACGCCGGCCTGGACAAAGAAAACGTCGTGGATCTCGAACGCGTTGGCGTTGCCATCGGTTCCGGTATCGGTGGCCTGCCACTGATCGAAGCGACCAAGGAAGAATATACCGCCGGCGGCGTACGTAAAGTGTCGCCATTCTTCGTGCCGGGTTCGATCATCAACATGATCTCTGGCAACTTGTCGATCGAGTTTGGCTTCAAGGGACCGAATATCGCCTTGGTTTCAGCCTGCACGACCGGTACGCACTCCATTGGCGACGCGGCACGTATCATCGAATACGGCGACGCGGATGTCATGGTTGCCGGCGGTGCCGAATCAACCGTATCGCCGCTGGGTATGGGTGGCTTCTGCGCCGCTCGTGCGCTATCGACCCGCAATGACGATCCGACCACGGCCAGCCGGCCATGGGACAAGGATCGCGACGGTTTCGTGCTGGGCGAGGGTGCTGGCGTCATGGTGCTTGAAGAGTACGAGCACGCCAAGGCTCGTGGCGCCAAGATCTATGCCGAACTGGTCGGTTACGGTATGAGTGCCGATGCTTATCACATCACCGCGCCGAATATGGATGGCCCGCGCCGTTCCATGGTCAATGCGTTGAAGAATGCCGGCATCTCTCCATCTGATGTCCAGTACCTGAATGCCCATGGGACTTCGACGCCGCTTGGCGACAAGAACGAATCGGACGCCGTCAAGGCAGCTTTCGGTGATCACGCCTACAAGCTGGTGGTTAACTCAACCAAGTCGATGACTGGTCATCTGCTGGGTGGTGCCGGTGGTATCGAGTCCTTGTTTACGGTCTTGGCCATTCATAATCAGATCTCGCCGCCGACGATCAATATCTTCAATCAGGATCCGGAATGTGATCTTGATTACTGTGCCAATACGGCACGGCCGATGAATATTGAGTATGGCCTGAAGAACAACTTCGGCTTCGGCGGAACCAACGGATCGCTGGTCTTCAAGCGCATCTAA
- the nadB gene encoding L-aspartate oxidase, with translation MQKFDVLIIGSGLAGQSAALRLASSHCSVVLVSKRSLEDSASGWAQGGIAAVLDSRDSIEAHIQDTLIAGAWLNDEKATRFVVENGRHAIEWLIEQGVPFTKDDAGYHLTREGGHSARRVIHVADATGMAVQDTLTKKVRANPNITVLEDHIAIDLITGDKLGTGEKRCFGAYILNNRDGEVVTIGAANTLLATGGAGKVYLYTTNPDTSTGDGIAMAYRAGCRVSNMEFIQFHPTCLYHPQAKSFLISEAVRGEGGLLRLPDGTRFMPEHDDRAELAPRDIVARAIDFEMKKRGLDCVFLDISHKGEDFIRNHFPNIHARCLELGIDIAQEPIPVVPAAHYTCGGIVSDLRGRTDVAGLYVAGEASCTGLHGANRLASNSLLECLVFAEAVVQDILEKKTTTVPSLPLWDESRVTDADEEVVISHNWDELRRFMWDYVGIVRTTKRLKRAKHRIGLLMREIEEFYANFRVSHDLIELRNLVVTADLIVRCAMQRKESRGLHFSRDFPEMASKAKNTVLRRRRSAR, from the coding sequence GTGCAGAAATTCGATGTCCTTATTATTGGTAGCGGGCTGGCGGGCCAATCCGCTGCCTTGCGACTGGCTTCATCCCATTGCAGTGTCGTTCTGGTCAGCAAACGCAGCCTTGAAGACTCTGCCTCCGGCTGGGCTCAGGGTGGAATTGCTGCGGTTCTCGACAGCCGTGATTCAATAGAAGCGCATATTCAGGACACGCTGATCGCGGGCGCATGGCTGAACGATGAAAAGGCAACGCGTTTCGTCGTCGAAAACGGCCGACATGCCATCGAATGGCTGATCGAGCAAGGTGTTCCCTTTACCAAAGACGATGCAGGCTATCACCTGACGCGCGAAGGCGGACATAGTGCCCGTCGCGTCATTCACGTAGCCGATGCCACCGGAATGGCAGTCCAGGACACCCTGACCAAAAAAGTCCGCGCCAACCCGAACATTACGGTGCTGGAAGACCACATCGCCATCGACCTGATTACTGGCGACAAATTGGGGACCGGTGAAAAACGCTGTTTTGGTGCGTATATCCTGAACAACCGCGACGGCGAGGTCGTCACCATCGGCGCAGCCAACACCCTGCTGGCGACCGGTGGCGCAGGAAAGGTTTATCTTTATACGACCAACCCGGATACCTCGACTGGCGATGGCATCGCGATGGCCTACCGTGCGGGTTGCCGAGTGTCCAACATGGAGTTCATTCAATTCCATCCAACCTGCCTGTATCACCCGCAGGCCAAGTCCTTCCTGATTTCAGAGGCGGTGCGTGGTGAAGGTGGCCTCCTCCGCCTGCCCGACGGCACCCGTTTCATGCCCGAACATGATGATCGCGCCGAATTGGCACCACGCGACATCGTCGCCCGGGCTATCGACTTCGAGATGAAGAAGCGCGGCCTTGATTGTGTGTTCCTCGATATTTCCCATAAGGGTGAGGACTTCATCCGCAATCACTTCCCCAATATTCATGCGCGCTGCCTGGAGCTGGGGATCGATATCGCGCAGGAACCGATCCCGGTCGTTCCAGCGGCGCACTATACGTGCGGCGGCATTGTCAGTGATTTGCGCGGTCGAACCGATGTTGCCGGGCTCTATGTCGCTGGAGAGGCATCGTGCACCGGGCTGCACGGCGCCAATCGTCTCGCCTCGAACTCCCTGCTCGAATGCCTTGTGTTCGCGGAAGCGGTCGTCCAGGATATTCTGGAGAAAAAAACTACGACCGTCCCTTCATTGCCACTGTGGGACGAAAGTCGGGTTACCGATGCCGACGAAGAAGTGGTTATTTCCCACAATTGGGATGAACTTCGCCGCTTTATGTGGGACTACGTCGGAATTGTCCGTACAACCAAGCGCCTGAAACGCGCCAAGCACCGCATTGGCCTGTTGATGCGCGAAATCGAAGAGTTCTACGCCAACTTCCGGGTCAGCCATGACCTGATCGAATTGCGTAATCTGGTCGTTACCGCGGATTTGATTGTTCGTTGCGCTATGCAGCGCAAAGAAAGCCGCGGGTTGCATTTTTCCCGGGACTTTCCGGAAATGGCTAGCAAGGCAAAAAATACGGTGCTCAGGCGTCGTCGTTCGGCCCGCTGA
- the acpP gene encoding acyl carrier protein codes for MDNIVERVKKIVAEQLGVNEADIKNESSFVDDLGADSLDTVELVMALEEEFECEIPDDQAEKITTVQQAVDFILANKK; via the coding sequence ATGGATAACATCGTAGAGCGCGTCAAAAAGATCGTCGCCGAACAACTGGGCGTGAACGAAGCGGACATCAAGAACGAGTCCTCCTTTGTGGACGATCTGGGCGCGGATTCCCTGGACACCGTTGAACTGGTCATGGCACTCGAAGAAGAGTTCGAGTGCGAAATCCCTGACGACCAGGCTGAAAAGATCACCACGGTCCAGCAGGCTGTCGATTTCATCCTCGCCAACAAGAAGTAA